The segment CCGGGGTCCCATTTGGAAAATGGGACAACCCTCCGTCAACCTGGGGTCCCATTTGGAAAATGGGACAACCTTTTTAAGTAAACCCATCTCTGCGTCAAGGCCAGGTGGGTGGGGCGTCGGCATTGGTGGTGATCAGGTAGGGGTAGCCCAGACGCAGGGTGAAGTTATTGTTCAGGGAGTCGTTTATGGTGCGGGTGTACCAGCTTTGCGTTGCGGCGTACCAGGTCGCTACCCGCGTCACACCGCCGATGTTCGCCGCCAGATCGTCCGCCGTGAGCGTGAACGCGCCCACCTGGTCCAGGGGGATCGTGATCATTTGCCGGCGATTGGGCAGGAGCGTGTAGGCGATGTCGCCCGACTGTGGCAGCGCGCCGACCCAGGTGACGATGGTGGGGGCGTTGCTATCGGCCCCGATGAGGAGGGCGTCGCCGGGATTGACGGCGAAGTTGGGCACGCCCGTAGGCGAGCCGACGACGCGGATGCGCCACGCCTGGCTGACGGGGTTCCATTTGCCCACTTCGCGGATGCTTTGGTTGAGTGGGTCGATGGCGGCGGCCAGGTCGTCGGCGGTGGCGGGGAGGTTGTCGCCGGTGAGGGGGAGGCCGATGGTGGTGTAGGCGAGGGTGTCGCCGCTGCCGGCACGCAGGGCGTAATCAAATTCTCCCACCGTGACGGATGGCGCGCCGGGAATGCCGGCACAATTCACCCCCCGCACAAGAAAAGTGTAATTGACTTGGGGGTCGCCGATGCCCGTGCCATTGGGAATGGGGAAGTATGGGTCCGTGGTCGTGCCCAGGAGGGTTGTGCCGGCATTTTCCGCGGCAAAGTACGGCGTGTTCGGGGCGCTGCGCCACACCTCATAGCTCTGTGCCAGCGGCGTGGTCGCCCACGTCAGCAGCAGCGCATCGCCAAAACGCAGCGGCGTTACCGATGGCGCCATCGTGAGCGCGGTGGTGCAAAAAGGAGCCGTGGCCGTCTCGTCGCCGGGGTTGATTTCCAGACCGGGGCTGGCAGCGGTTGCCGCGTTCGCCAACGGTTCGGTGTTGGTGGCGGTAAGCTGCGCCGTCAGGGTGATGGCCAGGGATTGGCCACGCGCCAGGCCATTAACCGGGTGGAAGGCGAGTTCGCCGCCGGCCTGGTTGAGGTTGACGGGGGCGGAGGATTGGTAGGCGAGGAGGGTGAGTTGTGCCGGCATCACATCCGTGATCACAGCCGGCGCCGGATACAGTCCCTCGTTGTGTAGCGACAGCAAAAACGTCACCGCTTCCCCCACGTCCACCGCCGCTGTCAGCGTACTCTTCTCCAGGCTGAGATCAGGCCGCATCAACGGCATCGCCGGGTCGCCTTGCAGCGTAAACGTATACAACTCCGACTCATCATAATCCCCGGCGGCGAACAGCGTCTTGGAATATAGAATCGCATCCCCAATCGCCGTCTCCCCGTGTGCGAACAACCCCTCATACAAGCCCTCATGCAAAGCCGTGTGTTCATAGCTGAAGCCCAGCCCCGTGGAGGACCAATGCGCGGCGGAGCCGGCCCCGTCCCGTTTGAGGAAGGTCTCGCTGAGGGCGGGCAAGCCGGGGTAGATGAAGGAGCCATCCAGACAGTCGGCGCTGAGGATGACCACGGGACGCCCGGCGTTCGCCCACAGGTTGACGTCGGCGGTGTCCACCGCGCGCGCCGCCCACTCGTCAATCCCCCCGTGACCGCGATAGTTGATGATGAGCGTGCCCGTGATATTCGCGTGGTCGAAAATCGCGTCACGCAATTTGTCTCGCTCGCCGCCGGTGTTGGCCGCCATGCACACATGCGCTTGCGGGAAAGCATCCGGCAGTAAGGCCCCCGTCATCCCATTTTCCGCGCAGAAATCGCCGCCCGAATCCGTGTTATCCGCGCCGAAGAAGATGTTTTCCATCCAGGTGTCCGGCTGTCGCTGGTTGTCGTCATATTGCAGAATTTTATCAACCACGGCCTGCGCTTCGGCGGTGGTGGTGGCCGGCAAGCGGCCAATCGCCACGTCGGGGACCAGGTCATTCCCGGTGAGAAAGGCCATGGACGTGTCGGAAGCGATTTGCCCCTGGAAGCGGTCCACGAAGATCAGGTCCGTGGGCACGAAGTCGGTCTGGGGGGCCGTGGCGCTGCTGTTGCTCTCCAACTGGCGTGGATTGGCCGTGGCGTCGCCCAGCAGTAGGACGTAGTGGGCGGGGGTGGGCCAGGTGAGGGCGTGCGCCAGGTAGTTGCGAATGCCCGACGGCAGTGGCAGACCAAACGCATACTGGTTCAACACGTCCCGCACATCCACGACGTGCGTGCGGTAGCCGCCATACAGCGGGTCGGCGCGGTGGGCAGCTAACTGCACCGCCTGCGTGAGGAAATCGGCATGGCTGATGGCCAGCCATGCCGCGCCGCCGGGTGGATCCAGGTCAGGTGGCACGTACTGGCTGATGGCGAGGGGGGCGCGGATGTTGGCGCCGGTGGTGGCGATGAAGGTGGCGGCGGGGGGGTGGCTGCTGCCGATGCGGTAGGTGTAGGGGCCGCTGCCGCTGATGTCATCGGCGGTGAGGGGGATGATGACGGGTTGCAGGGGATTGGTGATGTTCCAGACGAGGATGTTGCCGGCATTTCCCTCACCATACCCTCCCACGCGAAACTCCCAACTGCCGCCTACTTCGTCGCTAAAAAGCAATTGGTCCCCACTGGCCTGATACTGGCGCTGATAATCAACCGTGACGCGGTTGGGATAGATGTAGTCCACGCCGCTGCCGGAGCCGGTAATGCCGGCAATCACCATGCTGGCGTGGTTGAGGCCATCGAGCAGGTCCGCCTGCGGCACAAGCCCGCTGATGTTCACATTCTTCAGCCCATACCACGATTCGCTGCCAATGATCTGGTTGTTCTCGTTAAATTTCAGGTTAATCAGGTGTGGGTAGCCGATGTTGTTGATGTACGGGTTGTCCCGTGACTGCACTTCCAGGGTGATGGTGGCAGAGGGACTGCTGGCGGCGGGGAAGGGCAGGGTGATGGGGTAGGTGGTTGTGACCTCGGTTTGCGTGCTTTTGCTGACGCGCTCAATGAACCAGGCGTCTGGCTCGTTGGGGAACTGGGGCCACTGGTTGGTCCAGGTGGGGAAGTAGTAGAACTCTTTTTCGTAGGTGATGCTGGCGCGCCAGCTTTCATCTACGGGGTAGCCGCCGGGATTGTCGCCGGTGGTGATGGCGGTGGGTGTGCCGTCGGCCCAAAGCCAGTAGACGTTGTTGGTGATGTATTGCCGCTCCAGGCGGGAACCGTGGAAGGCTTGCCCAAAGAAGCGGATTTTTTCGCCCGGCTCGAAGTGGGTGTCGCCGTCGCCGATGAATTGGTAGGCGACGTTGTCCCCGCGGTAGATGAGTTGGAGGGTGAGAGGGTTGATGGTGTTGACGGACATGCCGGCATCCGCCAACGCCGCATAATCCACCTCATAAATGCCATCCGCGTCCACCTCAATCCGGTACGTATCCTGACCCACCGGCAGCATTACGCCCGTCAGTGGCGGCGGATCCGCCGGCGCGGTCAACGGCAGCAGCGGCCCCCCATCCACGCGCCGCGCCGCCAGCCCTGCTTGCAGCGTCGCGTCATCAGCCTCCCCCGCGAAGGGCGTCAGCGTCTCCCCCGTCACCTTTGTGGCAGGCGCTTTCGCCGCCACGAACGGCGGCCACAATGCCAGTGCGCCCAACAGCAATCCCAACCACATTCCCCCCACGACAAAAAAGCCTCGAAATCGCGTCATGTCCATCTTCCTGAAAAGACAAGTCGTTGTCGTTCGCGCTGTTATGCAAGAGAAGAAGTCCCTCCGAGGAACATCGTCCCTAAGCTGCCAGGGTGTTTCTGGATAATTACGAACCGCGTTAGTCGCTTTGACGGGTAGGTGCTCGCCTCTACCTGATAACCAATTTCCCAGCGGCACTATTGCACCTTCAACCATCTGTCCGTTAAAATAACCTGGTTCCATGTTAGGTCACACCAAAGCAAGAGGCAAGAATTCAATTCAAGCGTTACCATTTTGTCATCATTTATGTAAATTCTCAATATTTCGGGGGAACCGCGGCCTGAGCTTGTCCATTGCCGTTGGTTTCGACAGGCTCAACCAACTTCGCCCCACTTTATTGAGAAGGTACTCATTTATGTAAAAATGCCCATGATTGCTCCCGAAGAATACAAGCAGGAAATTCAGAACATCCAGAAGAAGAGTCAGTTGCCGCCTATATCGTCCAACTTTGAAATACTGCAACATGTAAGCAAAATGGGCGATTTGCAGTTGGACCTGCGCAAGATGGCGCGGCGGATTAAGGAAGACGCCGCCGCCGCCATCCACACCCATGAGGAGACCAGTAAAAATGCTGGGGGCGGTTCGCTGCTCTCGGCTATTTTTGGCGGACGGCAACAAAACGACGCGCAAAAGCAGGCGCAACAGCGGCACAAGCAGTTGATGGCTGCCTACAAGGATGCGCTGAATACGGCGGGGGAGTTGTGTGATCAACTCGATGTGCGTAAGGCGGAGTTGCTGGCTTATCTTGATTCGGCGCTGGCGCGGTCGGAGACAATGCCGGCAAGCATGGCCGTGGCGGAGCCGGCCACGCCCGTGTATGAAACGGAACGCCGGCGTGTTGAGTATTATGCGTACATCAAGTCCCCGGAATGGCGAAAAAAGGCGGAGGATGCAAAGGCGCGTGCCGGCAATCGCTGTCAGCTATGCAACCGTTCCCGCGCCAAAGTCCAACTCGAAGCCCACCACCGCACCTACGAGCGTCTGGGCGACGAACGCCCGGAGGACATCACCGTCCTCTGCCGCGAATGTCACGAACTGTACGAAAGCAACCGCGCCAAACCCCCCATTCCCGAACCGCCCCAGGGTCATTGTCTACGCTGCGGCACGGACATCCCCCACAATCCCCAGGCGCCCTACTGCCCCTCCTGCTACCGCGTCTGGAAGCGATACGAAAACCACACCTTCGCCGAAAAATTCTGCCATAGCTGTGGCACATCCCACCAGACCAGCATGGCCCGCCCCCTCTGTCGTGCCTGTTACTTCGTAGAGAAAAACGGCCAGGACCCCGCCAAATCCTGAATCGCTTCCGGGAAGGTTTGATGGATT is part of the Ardenticatenales bacterium genome and harbors:
- a CDS encoding DUF11 domain-containing protein — encoded protein: MTRFRGFFVVGGMWLGLLLGALALWPPFVAAKAPATKVTGETLTPFAGEADDATLQAGLAARRVDGGPLLPLTAPADPPPLTGVMLPVGQDTYRIEVDADGIYEVDYAALADAGMSVNTINPLTLQLIYRGDNVAYQFIGDGDTHFEPGEKIRFFGQAFHGSRLERQYITNNVYWLWADGTPTAITTGDNPGGYPVDESWRASITYEKEFYYFPTWTNQWPQFPNEPDAWFIERVSKSTQTEVTTTYPITLPFPAASSPSATITLEVQSRDNPYINNIGYPHLINLKFNENNQIIGSESWYGLKNVNISGLVPQADLLDGLNHASMVIAGITGSGSGVDYIYPNRVTVDYQRQYQASGDQLLFSDEVGGSWEFRVGGYGEGNAGNILVWNITNPLQPVIIPLTADDISGSGPYTYRIGSSHPPAATFIATTGANIRAPLAISQYVPPDLDPPGGAAWLAISHADFLTQAVQLAAHRADPLYGGYRTHVVDVRDVLNQYAFGLPLPSGIRNYLAHALTWPTPAHYVLLLGDATANPRQLESNSSATAPQTDFVPTDLIFVDRFQGQIASDTSMAFLTGNDLVPDVAIGRLPATTTAEAQAVVDKILQYDDNQRQPDTWMENIFFGADNTDSGGDFCAENGMTGALLPDAFPQAHVCMAANTGGERDKLRDAIFDHANITGTLIINYRGHGGIDEWAARAVDTADVNLWANAGRPVVILSADCLDGSFIYPGLPALSETFLKRDGAGSAAHWSSTGLGFSYEHTALHEGLYEGLFAHGETAIGDAILYSKTLFAAGDYDESELYTFTLQGDPAMPLMRPDLSLEKSTLTAAVDVGEAVTFLLSLHNEGLYPAPAVITDVMPAQLTLLAYQSSAPVNLNQAGGELAFHPVNGLARGQSLAITLTAQLTATNTEPLANAATAASPGLEINPGDETATAPFCTTALTMAPSVTPLRFGDALLLTWATTPLAQSYEVWRSAPNTPYFAAENAGTTLLGTTTDPYFPIPNGTGIGDPQVNYTFLVRGVNCAGIPGAPSVTVGEFDYALRAGSGDTLAYTTIGLPLTGDNLPATADDLAAAIDPLNQSIREVGKWNPVSQAWRIRVVGSPTGVPNFAVNPGDALLIGADSNAPTIVTWVGALPQSGDIAYTLLPNRRQMITIPLDQVGAFTLTADDLAANIGGVTRVATWYAATQSWYTRTINDSLNNNFTLRLGYPYLITTNADAPPTWP